The following are from one region of the Hemitrygon akajei chromosome 6, sHemAka1.3, whole genome shotgun sequence genome:
- the tssc4 gene encoding U5 small nuclear ribonucleoprotein TSSC4 gives MVDEETSTDLLLLTDPNHETRLFNDVISIGETDSENNPQSLNSISHVDESDPGDWELDDSLVEPQCDYMSDHSLITGNSPPLQLFQLRGASSGFTSRSHSIFSGLENAVKLDASQSKDKKIIEGEFKHPPYQAPQEKLTEGSPSEKMIVMVPARARQSTVLCKKPHSVPDFLLHPERWTKYSLEDVPEMSNKKNTAVALEFMGVLKKRKKEKNTDMQQDLTEDLTDFNESSSSCFNQKSDSGVGKIVFRKPSKPEVTEWDSPDKKVDVIKKREKSGELSSVDLALSDCSEVQDAEAWWHDKDVAELSKDRKQITAEEKEQNSVIFHNVRKRNRKNIRMKLNEDSEDD, from the coding sequence ATGGTAGATGAGGAGACTTCCACAGATCTATTGCTTCTAACAGACCCAAACCATGAAACCAGATTATTCAATGATGTAATATCCATTGGTGAAACTGATTCAGAAAATAATCCACAGTCACTTAATTCCATATCACATGTTGATgaatctgatccaggtgactggGAGCTGGATGACTCACTTGTTGAACCGCAATGTGATTACATGTCAGATCATTCTCTGATCACTGGAAATAGTCCACCATTGCAGCTGTTTCAGTTACGGGGAGCTAGTTCTGGGTTCACTTCACGTAGTCACAGTATATTCAGTGGCTTGGAGAATGCAGTAAAACTTGATGCTTCTCAGTCCAAAGACAAGAAGATCATTGAAGGAGAATTCAAACATCCACCATATCAAGCTCCTCAGGAAAAGCTGACGGAAGGATCTCCTTCAGAGAAAATGATAGTCATGGTACCAGCCAGAGCAAGGCAGAGCACGGTCTTGTGTAAAAAGCCACACTCTGTCCCAGACTTCCTTCTGCATCCAGAACGCTGGACAAAATACAGCTTGGAAGATGTTCCAGAAATGAGCAATAAGAAAAATACAGCAGTGGCGCTTGAGTTCATGGGTGTTTTGAAAAaacgaaaaaaagaaaaaaatacagacATGCAGCAAGACCTAACCGAAGACCTAACAGACTTCAATGAAAGCTCCAGTTCCTGTTTCAATCAAAAATCTGACAGTGGTGTTGGTAAAATCGTTTTCAGAAAGCCATCAAAACCAGAGGTAACAGAATGGGATAGTCCTGACAAAAAGGTTGATGTGAtcaagaagagagagaagagCGGTGAACTCAGTTCAGTAGATCTGGCACTTTCAGATTGCAGTGAAGTCCAGGATGCAGAAGCTTGGTGGCATGATAAAGATGTAGCGGAGCTGTCAAAGGACAGGAAACAGATAACAGCAGAAGAGAAGGAGCAAAACTCAGTCATATTTCACAATGTAAGAAAGAGAAATCGGAAGAATATTCGAATGAAATTGAATGAAGACAGCGAGGATGACTAA